One window of Crocosphaera sp. UHCC 0190 genomic DNA carries:
- a CDS encoding ATP-binding protein: protein MSSLVNLQNLSIQNSEMSAQDLPNPSPWPTLQAELVFTQDRSGKYLSFYWELGESLGIDSSDIVGFFPEQSLKPALPDAYYERIRRILERRIPEQCYCLFEYQGQSFPLELVISPILTQQGQATTVLVMGHRLLDIDHSLINNSALPTHPDPYQTLLTKIARKIRRTLNLETIWQQTVDSLGDALQVSRCLMIAIAPNQEYLEVKAEYRQPCCSSQLGYRFDPLTEPWWEQALTQREAIIIEELTDNCHQIQSVLIVSTFYQNQRNGLICLQQCDRSRYWYPAELELIQELADQVGTAIAHATLYQELEQATLAAEEASRLKSEFLASTTHELRTPLNGIIGFLKLSLDGMADDAEEQQEFLEEAHKSALHLLNLINDILDIAKIEAGKMDLELGAIALAELFQAIDNFTLPQAQRKNLSFRSKLPQTLTPIMVYGNYQRLLQVMLNLVSNAIKFTHEGGIEVSAEITKKKIVFQEQEFPGLVKVSVADTGIGVSLDKQAKLFEKFVQVDGSHTKAYGGTGLGLAISQKLVEAMGGQVEFYSMGEGLGSTVTFTVALEQMPVLKTVTSHDG, encoded by the coding sequence ATGAGTTCTTTGGTAAATTTACAAAATCTTTCTATTCAAAACAGTGAGATGTCGGCTCAAGATCTACCGAACCCTTCTCCGTGGCCAACACTGCAAGCTGAATTGGTCTTTACTCAAGATCGATCAGGTAAATATTTATCATTTTATTGGGAGTTAGGGGAAAGTTTAGGCATTGACTCTTCGGACATTGTTGGCTTTTTTCCTGAACAGAGTCTGAAGCCCGCTTTACCTGATGCTTATTATGAGAGAATTCGACGAATTTTAGAAAGACGTATCCCTGAACAATGTTATTGTCTATTTGAATATCAAGGTCAATCCTTTCCTTTAGAATTGGTGATCAGTCCCATTTTGACTCAACAAGGACAAGCTACCACGGTGTTGGTGATGGGCCATCGTTTACTAGACATTGATCACAGCTTAATTAATAATTCCGCCTTACCCACTCATCCCGATCCTTATCAAACCCTACTGACTAAAATTGCCCGCAAAATTCGTCGCACCCTGAATTTGGAAACTATCTGGCAACAAACCGTTGATAGTTTGGGAGATGCCCTACAAGTAAGTCGCTGTTTAATGATAGCGATCGCCCCAAACCAAGAATATTTAGAAGTCAAGGCCGAATATCGTCAACCTTGTTGTTCATCTCAGTTAGGTTATCGCTTTGATCCCCTAACGGAACCTTGGTGGGAACAGGCTTTAACCCAACGGGAAGCGATCATTATTGAAGAATTGACTGATAATTGTCATCAAATTCAATCCGTATTAATTGTCTCTACCTTCTATCAAAATCAACGCAATGGGTTAATTTGTTTACAACAATGCGATCGCAGTCGTTATTGGTATCCCGCAGAACTAGAACTGATCCAAGAATTAGCCGATCAGGTGGGAACGGCCATTGCCCACGCCACCCTCTATCAAGAACTCGAACAAGCCACTTTAGCGGCGGAAGAAGCTTCCCGCCTCAAAAGTGAGTTTCTCGCCAGCACCACCCATGAATTAAGAACACCCCTCAATGGGATTATTGGCTTTCTTAAACTCAGTTTAGATGGCATGGCGGATGATGCCGAAGAACAACAAGAATTTCTCGAAGAAGCCCATAAATCTGCTTTACACTTATTAAATCTTATTAATGATATTCTCGATATTGCTAAGATTGAAGCGGGTAAAATGGACTTAGAACTTGGTGCGATCGCATTAGCCGAGTTATTTCAAGCCATTGATAATTTTACTCTGCCCCAAGCACAACGCAAAAATTTGAGTTTTCGCAGCAAACTTCCCCAGACTCTCACTCCGATCATGGTTTATGGGAATTATCAACGACTCTTACAGGTAATGCTCAATTTAGTCAGTAATGCCATTAAATTTACCCATGAAGGGGGTATTGAAGTGAGTGCAGAAATCACGAAAAAGAAAATTGTTTTTCAGGAGCAAGAATTTCCTGGGTTAGTTAAAGTCAGCGTTGCTGATACAGGAATTGGAGTTTCCCTTGATAAACAAGCAAAACTCTTTGAAAAATTCGTCCAAGTCGATGGTTCCCATACCAAAGCCTATGGAGGAACAGGACTCGGCTTGGCTATTTCTCAGAAACTGGTAGAAGCGATGGGGGGACAGGTAGAATTTTATAGTATGGGAGAAGGACTCGGCTCAACCGTCACCTTTACCGTTGCCTTGGAACAAATGCCAGTTCTCAAAACAGTAACATCCCATGATGGATAA
- a CDS encoding iron uptake porin has product MSTLLARMLKSMPVALGFSFLVAQGVMAGPNPTIEGSRESTPTADVISPEEALGVLQNRPQLKTPLNRDTSKQFTDGTSTPSMSQVTSISELQDVSPTDWAYEALRSLVERYGCIVGYPDRTFRGNRATSRWEFAAGLNACLNTIERLLQENVAVLREDLEKLKRLAQEFEAELAALGARVSNLEERVSFLEDHQFSTTTKLRGEVLFTLSSTAGERALDFREQDLFNQGKLPGKRRRIDDNATFGFRTRLNLDTSFTGKDRLRTRIQAGSIVDYSNFTGTNMARLSHDNFNNANAVIDDLYYRFPIGNFTGYVGASALDIDNIFDVGNPFLNESGTGALSRFMRYDPLTMRGPEGRGVGFAYKFSDMFTVRGLYLSENGNSPDLGEGLFNGNFSAGGQIGFYPTDSLRFNIQYLHSYYTANDVNITASTGSYVEPAFRTRQTGTGIARDPFLGAPTIRDSYGVNGNWRINETFNLTGWAGYSLARAQGLDRNGQSRRGFGADIWSWMAALNVVDVFKEGAVFSVGGGSITNARRIDALTGDLAVPDQDTPYIVEAQYQYPLNDNILLTPGFYVILQPDGNNDNNSIWVGALRTTFKF; this is encoded by the coding sequence ATGTCAACGTTATTAGCGCGAATGCTAAAGTCAATGCCAGTCGCCCTAGGATTTTCCTTCCTAGTAGCCCAAGGGGTCATGGCAGGCCCCAACCCTACAATTGAGGGGTCTAGGGAATCAACCCCCACTGCTGATGTGATTTCTCCCGAAGAAGCTTTAGGGGTTCTACAAAATCGCCCGCAACTGAAAACCCCCTTAAACCGCGATACTAGCAAACAATTTACCGATGGGACTTCTACTCCTTCCATGTCCCAAGTAACCAGTATTTCTGAGTTACAGGATGTTTCTCCCACGGACTGGGCCTATGAAGCTTTGCGGAGTTTAGTAGAACGGTATGGCTGTATTGTCGGTTATCCTGATCGCACCTTCCGTGGCAACCGGGCCACCTCTCGTTGGGAATTTGCGGCGGGGTTAAATGCCTGTTTAAACACCATTGAACGGTTATTACAAGAAAATGTGGCCGTTTTACGGGAAGATCTTGAAAAGCTGAAGCGACTGGCCCAAGAATTTGAAGCCGAATTAGCGGCTTTGGGTGCCAGAGTGAGTAATCTTGAAGAACGGGTTTCCTTCCTCGAAGATCATCAATTTTCGACGACAACCAAGTTAAGAGGGGAAGTTCTCTTTACCCTTTCCTCAACAGCAGGGGAACGGGCCTTAGACTTCCGTGAACAAGATTTGTTTAATCAAGGAAAGCTTCCTGGGAAACGCCGACGGATTGATGATAATGCGACCTTTGGTTTCCGGACTCGTCTCAATTTAGATACCAGTTTTACCGGAAAAGACAGACTGAGAACCCGTATTCAAGCGGGTTCTATCGTGGATTATTCCAACTTCACGGGTACTAATATGGCCCGTTTGTCCCACGACAATTTCAACAACGCGAATGCGGTTATCGATGACCTTTACTATCGTTTCCCCATTGGCAACTTTACGGGTTATGTCGGTGCCAGTGCTTTAGATATTGATAACATCTTTGATGTGGGCAACCCCTTCTTAAATGAATCAGGTACAGGTGCTTTATCCCGGTTCATGCGTTATGATCCCCTAACCATGAGGGGGCCAGAAGGTCGGGGTGTTGGTTTTGCCTACAAATTCAGCGATATGTTCACCGTTCGTGGGCTTTACCTCTCAGAAAATGGTAACAGCCCTGATCTGGGCGAAGGTTTGTTTAATGGTAACTTTAGTGCTGGGGGTCAAATTGGTTTCTATCCTACGGATAGTCTCCGCTTTAACATCCAATACTTGCACTCATACTACACGGCCAATGATGTGAACATAACTGCCAGTACAGGGAGTTATGTTGAACCAGCGTTTCGTACCCGTCAAACAGGAACTGGGATCGCTCGTGACCCCTTCTTGGGTGCGCCTACAATCCGTGATAGTTACGGTGTGAACGGAAACTGGCGCATTAATGAAACCTTTAACCTCACTGGTTGGGCGGGTTATTCTTTAGCCCGGGCCCAAGGTTTGGATCGTAACGGTCAAAGTCGTCGCGGTTTTGGGGCTGATATTTGGTCATGGATGGCCGCCCTTAATGTAGTCGATGTTTTCAAAGAGGGGGCTGTCTTTTCTGTCGGTGGTGGTTCTATCACCAATGCTCGTCGGATCGATGCTCTGACGGGTGATTTAGCCGTTCCTGACCAAGATACTCCCTATATCGTTGAAGCTCAGTATCAGTATCCTCTCAATGACAATATTTTGCTGACACCTGGTTTCTATGTCATCCTGCAACCTGATGGCAACAACGACAACAATAGCATCTGGGTTGGTGCCCTACGGACAACCTTTAAGTTCTAA